From one Pseudomonas sp. S35 genomic stretch:
- a CDS encoding glycosyltransferase family 4 protein produces MQLAFVLYKYFPFGGLQRDFMRIALECQQRGHQIRVYTLIWEGDIPPGFEVLVAPVKAFFNHKRNEKLSAWMEADLAKRPVDRLIGFNKMPGLDVYYAADGCFEDKAQNLRHSLYRYFGRYKHFAEYERAVFAKDAKTEVLMISEVQQPLFIKHYDTPLERFHLLPPGIAQDRRAPPNAAEIRAGFRQEFNLGDDDLLLVQIGSGFKTKGVDRSLKALAALPSELKKRTRLFVIGQDDPKVFQLQSATLGLGDSVQFLKGRSDIPRFLLGADLLIHPAYNENTGTVLLEALVAGLPVLVSAVCGYAHYIAEADSGLVLDEPFEQTQLNGYLAKMLTDSAQRAAWGRNGLAFAETADLYSMPQHAADVILAEPKR; encoded by the coding sequence ATGCAACTGGCTTTTGTTCTGTACAAATACTTCCCCTTCGGCGGCCTGCAGCGCGACTTCATGCGCATCGCTCTGGAATGCCAGCAGCGCGGCCATCAGATCCGTGTCTACACGCTGATCTGGGAAGGCGACATTCCGCCCGGCTTCGAAGTGCTGGTAGCGCCGGTGAAGGCGTTCTTCAACCATAAGCGCAACGAGAAGCTCAGTGCGTGGATGGAGGCCGACCTGGCCAAGCGTCCGGTGGACCGCCTGATCGGTTTCAACAAGATGCCCGGCCTGGACGTGTACTACGCCGCCGACGGCTGCTTTGAAGACAAGGCGCAAAACCTGCGTCATTCCCTGTACCGCTATTTTGGCCGCTACAAGCACTTTGCCGAATACGAGCGTGCGGTGTTCGCCAAGGATGCCAAGACCGAAGTCTTGATGATTTCCGAAGTGCAGCAGCCGCTGTTCATCAAGCATTACGACACCCCGCTTGAGCGCTTCCACCTGCTGCCACCGGGCATTGCCCAGGACCGCCGCGCGCCGCCGAATGCGGCTGAAATCCGTGCAGGTTTTCGCCAGGAGTTCAACCTCGGCGATGACGACCTGCTGCTGGTGCAAATCGGCTCCGGCTTCAAGACCAAGGGCGTCGACCGCAGCCTGAAGGCCTTGGCCGCGTTGCCGTCTGAACTGAAGAAGCGTACGCGCCTGTTTGTCATCGGCCAGGACGACCCCAAAGTCTTCCAACTGCAAAGCGCCACCCTCGGCTTGGGTGACAGCGTGCAGTTTCTCAAGGGTCGCAGCGATATTCCGCGTTTCCTGCTGGGCGCCGACCTGTTGATCCACCCGGCCTACAACGAAAACACCGGTACCGTGTTGCTTGAAGCCCTGGTGGCTGGGCTGCCGGTGCTGGTCTCGGCGGTGTGCGGTTACGCCCACTACATCGCCGAAGCCGACAGCGGCCTGGTGCTGGATGAGCCGTTTGAGCAAACGCAGCTCAATGGGTACCTGGCTAAAATGCTGACCGATTCTGCACAGCGCGCGGCCTGGGGCCGCAATGGGTTGGCCTTCGCCGAGACGGCCGACCTCTACAGCATGCCGCAGCACGCTGCGGATGTGATTCTGGCGGAGCCAAAACGATGA
- a CDS encoding lipopolysaccharide kinase InaA family protein — protein sequence MRLSELKSAGRTPSLPLTLDLADAAGPAQLQLLSLLRVLPGERYVGAAVWRGRPVLAKLLVGGKAARHFQRELSGVRMLAEQGLSTPLLLADGLQDGEGGWLLFEFIEGAESLADAWHAVEGLPPLADEQTAVLAEALGAIAQMHTKGLWQEDLHLDNLLRQDGKLYLIDGAGIRVEEAGKPLSRNRVLENLGVFFAQLPKNLEPFTEELLVYYLLGNGEHALPLQALEKQVRKVSAWRLKDYLNKVGRECTLFSVVRGAFGLRAIRREEEAAMLPVLEQADKLLDQGHLYKTGGAASVAKVDVAGRPLVIKRYNIKGFAHWLKRFWRPSRAWHSWREGNRLAFLGIATPKPLAVLEKRFFWLRSRAYLITEYLPGPDIIERFAPYIEHGDAPENELLALDHLFAELIRERISHGDFKGHNLFWDKDRWSLIDLDAMCQHSSAASFAPAYARDRARFMRNWPQESALYKLIDQRLPKTID from the coding sequence ATGCGCCTGTCCGAGCTCAAAAGCGCCGGTCGCACACCGAGCTTGCCCCTGACTCTCGACCTGGCGGATGCCGCCGGCCCCGCTCAATTGCAGTTGCTGAGCCTGTTGCGGGTGTTGCCGGGTGAGCGTTACGTGGGCGCCGCAGTCTGGCGCGGGCGTCCGGTGTTGGCCAAGTTATTGGTGGGCGGCAAGGCAGCGCGGCATTTTCAACGTGAGCTCAGCGGTGTGCGCATGCTGGCCGAGCAAGGCCTGAGCACCCCGTTGTTGCTCGCCGACGGCTTGCAGGACGGCGAGGGTGGCTGGCTGCTGTTCGAGTTTATCGAAGGCGCCGAAAGCCTGGCCGATGCCTGGCACGCCGTCGAAGGTCTGCCCCCCTTGGCCGATGAGCAAACCGCCGTGCTGGCCGAGGCGCTGGGCGCGATTGCGCAGATGCACACCAAGGGCCTTTGGCAGGAAGACCTGCACCTGGACAACCTGCTGCGCCAGGACGGCAAGCTGTACTTGATCGACGGCGCGGGCATCCGCGTCGAAGAGGCCGGCAAGCCGCTGTCGCGCAACCGCGTGCTGGAAAACCTCGGGGTGTTTTTCGCCCAGTTGCCGAAAAACCTTGAGCCGTTTACCGAAGAATTGCTGGTGTACTACCTGCTGGGCAACGGTGAGCACGCGTTGCCGCTGCAAGCCTTGGAAAAACAGGTACGCAAGGTCAGCGCCTGGCGCTTGAAGGACTATTTGAACAAGGTTGGCCGCGAATGCACGCTGTTCAGCGTGGTACGCGGCGCCTTTGGCCTGCGTGCAATTCGTCGCGAAGAAGAGGCGGCGATGCTGCCGGTACTGGAACAGGCCGATAAGCTACTCGATCAGGGCCACCTCTACAAAACCGGCGGTGCCGCCAGTGTCGCCAAGGTCGACGTGGCCGGTCGGCCGCTGGTGATCAAGCGCTACAACATCAAGGGCTTCGCCCATTGGCTCAAACGCTTCTGGCGCCCGAGTCGCGCCTGGCATTCGTGGCGTGAAGGCAACCGCCTGGCGTTCCTGGGCATCGCCACGCCCAAGCCTTTGGCCGTGTTGGAAAAGCGCTTTTTCTGGCTGCGCAGCCGGGCCTACCTGATTACTGAATACCTGCCGGGCCCGGACATCATCGAGCGTTTCGCGCCCTACATCGAACACGGTGACGCGCCGGAAAACGAGTTACTGGCGCTGGACCATTTGTTTGCCGAGCTGATTCGCGAGCGCATCAGCCATGGTGATTTCAAAGGCCATAACCTGTTCTGGGATAAGGATCGCTGGTCGCTGATCGACCTCGACGCGATGTGCCAACACAGCTCCGCCGCCAGCTTCGCCCCGGCGTATGCCAGGGACCGCGCACGGTTTATGCGGAACTGGCCACAGGAAAGCGCGCTGTACAAACTGATTGATCAGCGCCTGCCCAAAACCATCGACTGA
- a CDS encoding ABC transporter permease yields MNPRALLPLTLPLVLALIVLVFALQAPGFLSAGNLKSLLLNNFVLLAIVAIGMTYAVAAGGIDLSVGTALDFASFSFVVLLNGGHGWAVAASGALVAALLVGVVNAGLIAGLRISPFLATLGTLFIGTSAQQLLSDGGQPIYISQGLKPELSGLAPLLVVLGLALFYGLALARARLGRELLAQGTQPLLAYYSGLSVQRIVTVVALATALACGVAGVLLSSTVSAYVPLSGNAFLLNAIGAVFIGTTLSRQGRANVPGTLLGVLFINVIANGLLLIGWNFYWQQVATGVLIFGVLAFSFTSRRLQTR; encoded by the coding sequence ATGAACCCGCGTGCCTTGCTGCCGCTGACGTTGCCGCTGGTACTTGCGCTGATCGTGCTGGTGTTTGCCTTGCAGGCGCCGGGCTTCCTGAGCGCCGGCAACCTGAAAAGCCTGCTGCTGAACAACTTCGTGTTGCTGGCGATTGTCGCCATCGGCATGACGTACGCGGTGGCGGCCGGTGGCATCGATCTGTCGGTGGGCACTGCGCTGGATTTCGCCAGTTTCAGTTTTGTGGTGCTGCTCAATGGTGGGCATGGCTGGGCGGTTGCCGCGTCAGGTGCGTTGGTCGCGGCGCTGTTGGTGGGCGTGGTGAATGCGGGGCTGATCGCCGGGCTGCGGATCAGCCCCTTCCTGGCCACGCTGGGCACGTTGTTTATCGGTACCAGCGCCCAGCAATTGCTCTCGGACGGCGGCCAGCCGATCTACATCAGCCAGGGTTTGAAGCCTGAACTGAGCGGCCTTGCACCCTTGCTGGTCGTGCTCGGGCTGGCATTGTTCTACGGCCTGGCATTAGCACGCGCACGCCTGGGCCGCGAACTCCTGGCCCAGGGCACGCAGCCTTTGCTGGCGTATTACTCCGGTTTGTCGGTACAGCGGATTGTCACCGTCGTGGCCCTGGCGACTGCCTTGGCGTGCGGCGTGGCGGGGGTGTTGCTCAGTTCGACGGTCAGCGCCTATGTGCCGCTGTCGGGCAATGCGTTTTTGCTCAATGCCATCGGTGCGGTCTTTATCGGCACCACCCTGAGCCGGCAGGGCCGGGCGAATGTTCCCGGAACCCTGCTGGGGGTGCTGTTTATCAATGTGATCGCCAACGGCCTGCTGCTGATCGGCTGGAACTTCTATTGGCAGCAGGTGGCGACCGGTGTGCTGATTTTTGGGGTGCTGGCGTTTAGTTTTACCAGTCGGCGCCTGCAAACCCGTTGA
- a CDS encoding lipopolysaccharide kinase InaA family protein — MSDFLAAQDRALLERHGLATFDALWAKQLDAVDEPNTSRGGWSSVFRLELDGHGYYLKRQSNYLTRSLHRPLGEPSFSREFRNISRYRRLGIPALQAAFYGERKVAGEHRAMLLTRALDGWNDLDSLLEQWPQLSDAQHRAILLACGQLARRLHSVGQVHGCFYPKHIFLQATGDGYAAQLIDLEKTRPLLFGWRDRVKDLEPLLRRARPWSDAQVRQLLAAYLDQPEDSSLVTTWLQRLTSRRSHKENR; from the coding sequence ATGAGTGATTTCCTGGCGGCTCAAGACCGTGCGTTGCTGGAGCGCCACGGCCTCGCGACATTCGACGCGCTGTGGGCCAAGCAACTGGACGCAGTGGACGAGCCGAACACCAGCCGTGGCGGCTGGAGCAGTGTGTTTCGCCTGGAACTCGACGGCCACGGTTACTACCTCAAGCGCCAGAGCAACTACCTCACGCGCAGCCTGCACCGGCCGTTGGGCGAGCCGAGTTTTTCCCGCGAATTTCGCAATATCAGTCGTTACCGCAGGCTGGGCATTCCAGCGTTGCAGGCGGCGTTCTACGGCGAGCGCAAGGTTGCCGGCGAACACCGCGCAATGCTGCTGACCCGCGCCCTCGACGGCTGGAATGACCTGGATTCATTGCTCGAACAGTGGCCGCAATTGAGCGACGCCCAGCACCGCGCGATCCTGCTGGCGTGCGGCCAACTGGCGCGCCGGTTGCACAGCGTCGGCCAGGTGCATGGCTGCTTTTACCCCAAGCATATTTTCCTGCAGGCCACTGGCGACGGTTACGCCGCGCAGTTGATCGACCTGGAAAAAACCCGCCCGTTGCTGTTCGGCTGGCGGGATCGGGTCAAGGACCTGGAGCCGTTGTTGCGGCGTGCGCGGCCTTGGTCGGATGCGCAGGTGCGCCAACTGCTGGCCGCCTACCTCGATCAGCCCGAAGACAGTTCGCTGGTCACCACCTGGCTGCAACGCCTGACGAGTCGGCGTAGCCATAAGGAGAATCGCTGA
- a CDS encoding sugar ABC transporter substrate-binding protein encodes MPLSLSSLSRLICLGAAVLLGHAAVAQAGEGDDAVPSLAGKRIAVSMTGTSHYFDIKAFQAQVDEIKRLGGTPITLDAGRNDKNLVTQLQTVVTQKPDAVIQTLGTLSVIDPWLKRISKAGIPLFTIDAPSQYSLNNTTSDNVATGKALAEQLIKDAGGKGKILVFNGFYGVPVCAIRYDQLKLALKDYPQLEIIQPELRDVIPNTVQDAYSQVSALLNKYPQGSVSAIWSAWDIPQLGASKALIDAKRTEIKTYGVDGTPEVLALLGQANSPVGAVVAQQPALIGKTAVQNVARYLAGQRDLPKETHVATLLTTAGNLSQVQQLRGD; translated from the coding sequence ATGCCTTTGAGCCTTTCCTCGCTTTCCCGTCTGATCTGTCTCGGCGCTGCCGTGCTGCTGGGCCACGCCGCCGTCGCCCAGGCTGGCGAAGGTGATGACGCTGTGCCGTCCCTGGCCGGCAAACGCATTGCGGTGAGCATGACCGGCACCAGTCACTATTTCGATATCAAGGCATTCCAGGCGCAGGTGGATGAAATCAAGCGCCTGGGTGGTACGCCGATTACCCTCGACGCCGGGCGCAATGACAAGAATCTGGTGACCCAGCTACAAACCGTGGTTACCCAGAAGCCCGACGCGGTGATTCAGACCCTCGGCACCCTCAGCGTGATCGACCCGTGGCTCAAGCGCATCAGCAAGGCCGGAATTCCGTTGTTCACCATCGATGCGCCGTCGCAGTACAGCCTCAACAACACCACGTCCGACAACGTCGCCACCGGCAAAGCCTTGGCCGAGCAACTGATCAAGGACGCTGGCGGCAAGGGCAAGATCCTGGTGTTCAATGGTTTCTACGGCGTGCCGGTGTGTGCGATTCGTTATGACCAGTTGAAGCTGGCGCTCAAGGATTACCCGCAGCTGGAAATAATCCAGCCCGAGCTGCGCGATGTGATCCCCAATACCGTGCAGGACGCCTACTCCCAGGTGTCGGCGCTGCTCAACAAATACCCGCAGGGCAGTGTGTCGGCGATCTGGTCGGCCTGGGATATTCCACAGTTGGGCGCGAGCAAGGCGTTGATCGATGCCAAGCGCACCGAGATCAAAACCTACGGTGTCGACGGCACCCCCGAGGTGCTGGCATTGCTCGGCCAGGCGAACTCGCCGGTGGGCGCGGTGGTCGCGCAGCAACCGGCGCTGATTGGCAAGACGGCCGTGCAGAACGTGGCGCGCTACCTGGCCGGGCAACGTGATCTGCCCAAGGAAACCCATGTCGCCACGTTGCTGACCACTGCCGGCAACCTGTCACAGGTTCAACAGCTGCGGGGTGACTGA
- the rfaP gene encoding lipopolysaccharide core heptose(I) kinase RfaP, whose protein sequence is MKLILAEPFKTLWAGRDAFAEVEKLQGQVFRELAARRTLRTEVDGRPYFVKIHRGIGWAEIFKNLITAKLPVLGAGLEWDAIHRLQEIGVPTMTGVAFGEKGSNPADQHSFIITEELAPTLSLEDVTLNWVAEPPTPALRHALTAELARMVGDMHRGGVNHRDCYLCHFLLDTSKPIDPRDIKLSVIDLHRAQMRAHLPLRWRDKDLSALYYSALDIGLTRRDKLRFLKGYFRQPLRQILTEQSASLSLMQRKADKLYARKQRYGDAI, encoded by the coding sequence ATGAAACTGATACTTGCCGAACCGTTCAAGACGTTGTGGGCCGGGCGTGATGCGTTCGCCGAAGTCGAGAAACTGCAAGGCCAGGTATTCCGTGAGCTGGCGGCGCGCCGCACGTTGCGCACCGAGGTCGACGGCCGCCCGTATTTTGTAAAGATCCATCGGGGTATCGGTTGGGCGGAAATCTTCAAGAACCTGATCACCGCCAAGTTGCCGGTACTGGGCGCCGGCCTGGAGTGGGATGCCATTCACCGCTTGCAGGAAATCGGCGTTCCGACCATGACCGGCGTGGCCTTCGGCGAAAAGGGCAGCAACCCGGCGGACCAGCATTCGTTCATCATCACCGAAGAGCTGGCGCCAACCCTCAGCCTTGAAGACGTGACCCTCAACTGGGTTGCCGAGCCGCCGACGCCAGCCTTGCGCCATGCCCTGACCGCCGAACTGGCGCGCATGGTCGGCGACATGCACCGGGGCGGCGTGAACCATCGCGACTGCTACCTGTGCCACTTCCTGCTGGACACGTCCAAGCCGATCGACCCGCGTGACATCAAGCTCTCGGTGATCGACCTGCACCGTGCCCAAATGCGTGCACACTTGCCGCTGCGCTGGCGCGACAAGGACCTGTCTGCGCTGTACTACTCGGCGCTGGACATCGGCTTGACCCGTCGCGATAAGCTGCGCTTTCTCAAGGGCTATTTCCGCCAGCCGCTGCGCCAGATCCTGACCGAGCAATCGGCCTCCCTTAGCCTGATGCAGCGCAAGGCCGACAAACTGTATGCACGCAAGCAACGTTACGGGGATGCGATCTGA
- a CDS encoding ABC transporter permease: MLEAILRRGSVGVFLAILLGFALAAPGFLSLGNLANVFSQSAILGVLAFGLTCVIIGGGSNVLAGGLDLSLAANLGLCAAVFSRLNNAGLDLRLTLLLTLGCGLAVGLVNGLAVVLLRLPPLLATLASMNVLAGLELVLTENTVVSTDSPLLDLLSGGTWLAVPALAWVLLLAAGGLTLLVQHSAYGLRLHAVGEYPQAAEAAGLRVATYVVSSYALSGLCAAVAALCSAAFFSGSTTGSGDMLLSVVAIAFLGVVFSRRLVASIPGTLLAALLIGFLINGFQLLNVSNFWVNGVQGVLILLVVAASSALNRGARS, from the coding sequence ATGCTTGAGGCCATACTGCGCCGGGGCTCGGTGGGGGTGTTCCTGGCGATTTTGCTGGGGTTCGCCCTGGCGGCGCCGGGGTTTCTGTCGCTGGGCAACCTGGCCAATGTGTTCAGCCAGTCGGCCATCCTCGGCGTGCTGGCCTTTGGGCTGACCTGTGTGATTATCGGCGGCGGTTCGAATGTGCTGGCCGGTGGGCTCGACCTGTCGCTGGCGGCCAACCTGGGCTTGTGCGCGGCGGTGTTCAGTCGCCTGAACAATGCCGGCCTGGACCTTCGGCTCACCTTGCTGCTGACGCTGGGCTGCGGCCTGGCGGTGGGCTTGGTCAATGGCCTGGCGGTGGTGCTGCTGCGCCTGCCGCCGCTGTTGGCGACGCTCGCGAGCATGAATGTGCTGGCGGGGTTGGAGTTGGTGCTGACGGAAAATACCGTGGTCTCCACCGACTCGCCGTTGCTGGACCTGCTCAGCGGCGGCACCTGGCTGGCGGTGCCGGCTCTGGCGTGGGTGTTGCTGCTGGCGGCCGGGGGGCTGACCTTGCTGGTCCAGCATTCGGCTTATGGGTTGCGTTTGCATGCCGTCGGCGAGTACCCCCAGGCGGCTGAAGCGGCAGGCCTTCGCGTCGCTACCTATGTGGTTTCCAGTTACGCGCTGTCGGGCCTTTGTGCGGCGGTGGCGGCGTTGTGTTCGGCTGCGTTTTTCAGCGGCAGCACCACCGGCTCCGGCGATATGTTGCTGTCCGTGGTGGCGATTGCCTTTCTCGGCGTGGTGTTTTCCCGGCGGCTGGTGGCGAGTATTCCGGGCACGTTATTGGCGGCGTTGTTGATCGGTTTTCTGATCAACGGGTTTCAGTTGCTCAACGTGTCGAACTTCTGGGTCAACGGTGTGCAGGGCGTGCTGATCCTGCTGGTGGTAGCCGCGTCCAGTGCACTGAATCGAGGAGCCCGCTCATGA
- a CDS encoding sugar ABC transporter ATP-binding protein, whose amino-acid sequence MAALHLQHLHKRFGASVALEDASLKVERGSIHGLVGENGAGKSTLIKILAGIHKADAGQVSIDGQAYARLSPRQVDALGVQFIHQERLLPASFTVGEALFFGHELRRGPFVDRRRQDREAQRLLTEYFDLQLPPGALVGELNSAERQVLQITRALIRQPKILVFDEPSVALVKREVDQLLRIVKRLRDQGLSILYISHYLQEIDSLCDEVTVLRNGRDVAVVQPRHTSSAEIARLMVNRDVQEMYPKAKVELGAPLLQVRSLSLARRYRQIDLQVRRGEIVGLTGLVGSGAKELFKTLFGVERADSGTVHLDGRLLRLRSPGQAIAEGIALVPEERRSQGISPLLSVLENLTLAGLSRFSRWGLLSRRAEQVETARLIEELAIKAAGPNAAVSQLSGGNQQKVALGKWFSRRSAVYLLDEPCVGVDVGAKVEIYRLIGRLVEEGAAVLVLSSDLPELLGISDRILVLHRGEIAGEFYAGEVDSDQLLACATGAVPAAAVQVREVEHA is encoded by the coding sequence ATGGCGGCATTGCACCTGCAACACCTGCACAAGCGCTTTGGCGCCAGCGTGGCACTGGAGGACGCGAGCCTCAAGGTCGAGCGCGGCAGCATCCACGGCCTGGTGGGCGAGAATGGCGCGGGCAAATCGACCTTGATCAAGATCCTGGCCGGTATCCACAAGGCCGATGCGGGCCAGGTGAGTATCGACGGCCAGGCCTATGCAAGGCTGTCGCCGCGCCAGGTGGACGCGCTGGGCGTGCAGTTCATCCATCAGGAGCGTCTGTTGCCCGCCAGCTTTACCGTGGGCGAGGCGCTGTTTTTCGGGCATGAATTGCGTCGGGGTCCGTTTGTGGATCGGCGGCGGCAAGACCGTGAGGCGCAGCGCCTGCTGACGGAATACTTTGATTTGCAACTGCCCCCCGGCGCCCTGGTGGGCGAGTTGAACAGCGCCGAGCGCCAGGTGCTGCAAATCACCCGGGCGTTGATTCGCCAGCCGAAGATCCTGGTGTTCGACGAGCCCAGCGTGGCGCTGGTCAAGCGCGAGGTCGACCAGTTGCTGCGCATCGTCAAGCGCCTGCGCGACCAGGGGCTTTCGATCCTTTACATTTCCCATTACCTGCAAGAAATCGACAGCCTGTGTGATGAGGTCACCGTGCTGCGCAATGGCCGCGATGTGGCGGTGGTGCAGCCACGGCACACGTCCAGTGCAGAGATTGCGCGTTTGATGGTCAACCGCGACGTGCAGGAGATGTACCCCAAGGCCAAGGTCGAGTTGGGCGCGCCGTTGTTGCAGGTGCGCAGCTTGAGCCTGGCACGGCGCTATCGGCAGATTGACCTGCAGGTGCGCCGGGGGGAAATCGTCGGGTTGACCGGGTTGGTCGGTTCGGGGGCCAAGGAACTGTTCAAGACGTTGTTCGGCGTCGAGCGGGCCGACAGCGGCACTGTGCACCTGGACGGGCGCTTGCTGCGCCTGCGTTCACCGGGCCAGGCGATTGCCGAAGGGATTGCGCTGGTGCCGGAGGAGCGGCGTAGCCAGGGCATCTCGCCGCTGCTGTCGGTGCTGGAAAACCTGACGCTGGCGGGGCTCTCGCGGTTCAGTCGCTGGGGCTTGCTGAGCCGGCGCGCCGAGCAGGTGGAAACTGCGCGGTTAATTGAAGAACTGGCGATCAAGGCAGCGGGGCCTAACGCCGCCGTCAGCCAGTTGAGCGGTGGTAACCAGCAGAAAGTCGCCCTGGGTAAATGGTTCAGTCGTCGTTCGGCGGTGTACTTGCTGGACGAGCCCTGTGTGGGGGTGGATGTGGGCGCCAAGGTGGAAATCTATCGGCTGATCGGGCGCCTGGTGGAAGAGGGCGCGGCGGTGTTGGTGCTGTCGTCGGATTTGCCGGAGTTGCTGGGGATCAGTGATCGGATCCTGGTGCTGCATCGCGGCGAGATCGCCGGTGAATTTTATGCAGGAGAGGTCGACAGCGATCAGTTGCTCGCCTGTGCGACGGGCGCCGTGCCTGCTGCTGCTGTGCAGGTGCGGGAGGTCGAGCATGCTTGA
- a CDS encoding lipopolysaccharide kinase InaA family protein — translation MAGWNLEPAYAALADDFGSLEAVFALQGERLTRDPLSEVIRVERGGVNYYVKRYTGAGKGLRRYLGKPRVKSEWQNLKRFAKWGIPTADVVAWGLERNGLAYDRGAMITRELPNTEDLSVLAERHDVRLRDAKWVNVVSRQLAEYTRTMHDHRFTHNDLKWRNLLIDDQSTLYLIDCPNGDFWRGFWLKYRITKDLACLDKVAKYHLSATQRLRFYMQYRQCRHLSDSDKRRIRHVVKFFEGRE, via the coding sequence ATGGCGGGTTGGAACCTGGAACCTGCTTACGCCGCCCTGGCGGATGATTTTGGAAGCCTCGAAGCGGTGTTCGCCCTGCAAGGCGAGCGGCTGACCCGCGACCCGTTGTCGGAAGTGATCCGGGTCGAGCGCGGCGGGGTCAATTACTACGTCAAGCGCTACACCGGCGCCGGCAAGGGCCTGCGTCGCTACCTGGGCAAGCCGCGGGTCAAGTCCGAGTGGCAGAACCTCAAGCGTTTCGCCAAGTGGGGGATACCCACCGCCGACGTGGTGGCCTGGGGCCTGGAGCGCAACGGCCTGGCCTACGACCGTGGCGCGATGATCACCCGCGAACTGCCCAACACCGAAGACCTTTCGGTGCTGGCCGAGCGTCACGATGTGCGCCTGCGCGACGCCAAGTGGGTCAACGTGGTCAGCCGCCAGCTCGCCGAATACACGCGCACAATGCACGATCATCGCTTCACCCATAACGACTTGAAGTGGCGCAACCTGCTGATCGACGACCAGTCGACCCTGTACCTGATCGATTGCCCCAACGGCGATTTCTGGCGCGGTTTCTGGCTCAAGTACCGCATCACCAAAGACTTGGCCTGCCTGGACAAAGTGGCCAAGTATCACCTGTCGGCGACCCAGCGCCTGCGTTTCTATATGCAGTACCGCCAGTGCCGGCACCTGAGTGACTCGGACAAACGGCGGATTCGCCACGTAGTGAAGTTTTTCGAGGGGCGCGAATGA